GGTAACACGGTTTTGTACAAGATACTTGCCCTCTAACTGCTTAACCGCTGCATAACTGAAATTCATGTCGCGCCAATGGTCAAGGTAAGCATCTAACTCTGTTAATTCTTGCTCAGAATAATCTTCCAGGATGTGAGCATCATATTTGCCCATTTTGACCATACGTTTAACATGATCAACCAGTGCAGGCGGTTCAAATTGCCCATAGGCTTTTTTACGCAGATGGAAAACTGCGAGTCGTGCAGCTAAATATTGGTAATCGGGACTATCAGTTGAAATTAGATCCGCTGCGGATCGTATCAATGTCTCGTGAATATCTTCGGTTTTAATACCATCGTAAAATTGAATATGCGCTTTGATTTCAACTTGAGAAACAGAGACATTATTCAGGCCTTTAGCCGCCCAAGTGATAACTTTATGGATTTTATCCAAGTCTATAACTTCACGTTCGCCATCGCGTTTTGTGACAAAGAGATTATTATTCATGATTTTGATAGCCGTATAGATTATTAGCGCCAAGTGCTCGATGCATCTAGCATCGAACACAGAAAGTATATTTCGTCGTAACCCAATACCATGCGAGTCACTCAATTGAGATTATCGCGTAATTGTTAAAATAGTTATTAATATTGGGATAGCCACAAGATAGAGGTGTTTTACTCTGTTTGCAACCCAACATATGGTGGTTTTGTGGGCAGTTGGAGCCTAACTATTTACTAGGTTAGTATTGACTAACTTAGCAACTATACTTGAAAGCGAGTTAACGTGAATGCAAGTTTATTCTGATAATATTTTTTTTAATAAATCTTTTTGATAGGAATAAATCGTTTTTAGACAATACCGATATATAGCGAAATAATGTCACAAAAACACAACATCTGGTATCAATTATGCTTTATGTCTATGATTAAAAATCCATCAATCTGATGCTTTTAGACAAAGCACCATTTACCTTCACCGACATTTTAATTGCCAAATTTGTTGTATGTGATCAACTGTAAAGTCCGCTTGCCAATCTCTGACCTGGTTGAGGTCGTCGATGTAACCATAACAAGCAGCAACACTGATCATATCTGCTGAATTAGCGGCTTGTATGTCTCGAATCGCATCGCCAACATATAATGTACTGCCGGGATTCAAATTAAGTAATTTTGCGGCTTCTAAAAGGGGCAGGGGATCGGGTTTTCGTTTCGATAATGTATCACCGCTAAATACACAATTACATGCTGCTAAGAGTGGAAAATATGATAATAACGAATCAGTTAACCAACCAGGCTTGTTTGTAACAATCCCCCAAGGAATAGCCCTTTCATTTAGCTGCAAAAGGCATTCCTCAACACCGGCGAACATACGTGTATCAACACAGATATTAGTAGCATAGTGATCTAACAGTTGCTGCCGTGCTATTGGAAAATCTAATTGGTTAAAGTTGTCACCAAAACCTAGCTCTAACAGGCCTTTAGCCCCATCGGAGGCAACATTACGATAGGCTGCAAAAGCTATGCTTGGTTGATCGTGCTGAGACAACACATGATTTAATGCATTGCCCAAATCTTTTGCGGTATCTAATAAAGTGCCATCGAGGTCAAACAAAACACCATTAAAATGACTCATAGTACAGCCTTATTATTCATCGTCTATCCTTTGGCAATGCAGCAAATAGTTTACATCAACATTTTGATCTGACAAATAATATTGTTGAGTGAGTGGATTAATATGAAGACCGGTCATATTTTTTGCGATTAACTCTGATTTGTCTATCCAGCTGATTAGTTCAGCAGGTTTGATAAATTTTTCGTGTTGGTGGGTACCTTTAGGAACCAATTTTAACACATGTTCCGCCCCCACTATGGCCATCAAATAGGACTTGATATTGCGGTTTAGCGTTGAGAAAAAAACATGACCACCAGGTTTTACTAAGCTGGCACAGGCTGCAACGATAGATTCTGGGTTAGGCACGTGCTCCAGCATTTCCAAACAGGTAACCACATCAAATTGGCCACTGTGCTGACTCGCCATCTGCTCAGCAGTATTTAGTTGGTAATCTACTTTTACACCGGACTCTAGCCCATGCAACCTAGCTACCTCCAACGATTCCTTGGCCATATCTACGCCCACCACGTGAGCACCTTGCTTAGCTAGATATTCGGCAAGAATACCTCCGCCACAGCCCACGTCGATAATTTTCTTGCCAAATACCCCATCACTATGCTGCATAATAAAATCACAGCGTAGCGGATTAATTTCATGCAGAGGTTTGAACTCTCCATTCAGGTCCCACCAACGAGAGGCTAAGGCTGCGAATTTTTGTATTTCGCCGGCATCTACATTTTGCTCAGTCATGTTACATCCCTAATTAAAACTCAACACATTATAAGCTGGGTCAAAATTATATCACCAGAGCTTTACGTTTTTTTATGTTAAAAATGAGATTGTCGAATAATCAAACAATGTTTTGTTGGATGATCAGAAATCCAAATTAACCTATGAGTGATTTTTGGTTAGATATGCTAAAAAACTGCTTAATTGAATACTATATGAGCTAATCACGGCTATTTATTTTGTTTTCTCAATGGTAGAATCGTGAGTTGATTAGAAGAACCCACTATAAGTAAAATCGCGTTAGGTTATGCTGTTTAAAACCTCAGCAGAGTCAACACGATTCAGATAATAATTTAGGGACAAGGCTGTATATGACTGACGATGCCAAAGAAATCCTCCCCATTAATATAGAGGAAGAGTTAAAAAACTCTTACCTTGATTACGCTATGAGCGTTATTGTTGGACGAGCTTTACCAGATGTTCGTGACGGTTTAAAACCAGTTCATCGACGGGTACTGTTCGCGATGAACGAGTTGAAAAATGATTTCAACAAACCTTACAAAAAATCAGCCCGTGTTGTGGGTGATGTCATCGGTAAATATCACCCTCATGGTGATTCCGCGGTGTACGACACTATTGTAAGAATGGCGCAACCTTTTTCATTACGCTATATGCTGGTAGACGGCCAAGGTAATTTTGGTTCTGTCGACGGTGACTCTGCGGCCGCTATGCGTTATACCGAAGTTAGAATGGCAAAAATTGCCCATGAACTTCTCGCTGATTTAGAAAAAGAAACCGTAGATTTTGTGCCTAACTATGATGGCACTGAACATATCCCTGATGTATTGCCTACTAAAGTACCTAATTTACTAGTCAACGGTTCCTCTGGAATCGCCGTTGGTATGGCTACCAATATCCCGCCACATAATTTAACTGAAGTTGTTAATGGCTGTATCGCATTAATCGATAATCCAGATATGACTATCGAAGAGATCATGGAGCATATACCCGGCCCTGATTTCCCGACTGCTGCTTTAATAAGTGGACGCAAAGGTATAGATGAAGCTTATCGTACCGGTCGTGGCAAAATTTATATGCGCGCCCGTGCCGAAATCGAAACTGAAGACAATGGTAAAGAAACCATTATTGTTCACGAGATCCCTTATCAGGTTAACAAAGCAAGGTTGATTGAAAAAATTGCTGATCTGGTAAAAGAAAAGAAAATTGAAGGTATTTCGGCGCTGCGTGACGAGTCAGATAAAGACGGTATGCGCATCGTTATTGAAGTAAGACGAAATGAGTCTGCAGAAGTTCTTCTGAATCATCTATATGCACAAACACAGCTTCAAACCGTGTTTGGTATCAATATGGTCGCGTTGGATAATAACCAACCTAAAATATTCAACCTAAAAGAAGCCCTGCAAGCATTCGTTCTACATCGCCGCGAAGTAGTAACACGTCGTACCGTTTTCGAGCTTAAGAAAGCTCGCGATCGTGCACACATCCTAGAAGGCCTCGCTATTGCCTTAGTCAATATTGATGAAATCATCGAATTGATCAAAGCCTCGCAAAGTCCTAGTGATGCAAAAGCTTCATTGGTTGCCCGTGGTTGGGCGTTAGGGGATGTTGCTGAAATGCTTGCCCGTGCGGGTGATGATGCGGCTCGTCCTGATTGGTTAGAGCCTCAATTTGGTATTCATGAAGGCGAATATTTCTTAACTGAGCAACAAGCACAAGCTATTCTCGATTTAAGACTGCATAAATTAACCGGTCTAGAGCACGACAAGATCTTAGCAGAATATAAAGAGTTACTTGATTTCATTGCAGAGTTATTACACATCTTAGGCAGCGCTGAGCGTCTGATGGAAGTGATCCGCGAAGAATTAGAAAAAATACGTGACGAATATGGCGACGAAAGACGCACTGAAATCACTGCTGCCAGCCATGACATTGACATGGAAGATTTGATCGAACGGGAAGATGTAGTGGTAACCCTTTCACGTGAAGGCTATGTGAAATATCAGAAACTATCTGATTATGAAGCGCAGCGCCGTGGCGGTAAGGGCAAGTCGGCAACTAAAATGAAAAATGAAGATTTCATTGAAAAACTATTAGTTGCCAATACCCATGACCATATCTTGTGTTTCTCTACACGAGGCAGACTATATTGGTTGAAAGTGTATCAATTACCTTTCGCCAGCCGAAATGCACGCGGTCGCCCAATAGTAAATATATTACCTTTGGAAGAAAACGAACGTATTACTGCCATATTACCTATTCAAGAATTTGAAGAAGGTAAGTACGTTTTAATGGCAACTGCAAACGGTACAGTCAAGAAAACAGCATTAGTTCAATACTCAAGACCTCGCTCTAACGGCATCATTGCGGTTAATCTGAATGATGGTGATGAGCTTATCGGTGTCGATATCACCGATGGTGAAAGCGACATTATGTTGTTCTCTGATGCCGGTAAAGTCGTGCGTTTCAATGAGAAACAGCGCGAGTCGGAAACTGGGCTAGTCAAAACTGAT
Above is a window of Aliiglaciecola sp. LCG003 DNA encoding:
- a CDS encoding HAD-IA family hydrolase, whose amino-acid sequence is MSHFNGVLFDLDGTLLDTAKDLGNALNHVLSQHDQPSIAFAAYRNVASDGAKGLLELGFGDNFNQLDFPIARQQLLDHYATNICVDTRMFAGVEECLLQLNERAIPWGIVTNKPGWLTDSLLSYFPLLAACNCVFSGDTLSKRKPDPLPLLEAAKLLNLNPGSTLYVGDAIRDIQAANSADMISVAACYGYIDDLNQVRDWQADFTVDHIQQIWQLKCR
- the ubiG gene encoding bifunctional 2-polyprenyl-6-hydroxyphenol methylase/3-demethylubiquinol 3-O-methyltransferase UbiG, whose product is MTEQNVDAGEIQKFAALASRWWDLNGEFKPLHEINPLRCDFIMQHSDGVFGKKIIDVGCGGGILAEYLAKQGAHVVGVDMAKESLEVARLHGLESGVKVDYQLNTAEQMASQHSGQFDVVTCLEMLEHVPNPESIVAACASLVKPGGHVFFSTLNRNIKSYLMAIVGAEHVLKLVPKGTHQHEKFIKPAELISWIDKSELIAKNMTGLHINPLTQQYYLSDQNVDVNYLLHCQRIDDE
- the gyrA gene encoding DNA topoisomerase (ATP-hydrolyzing) subunit A, encoding MTDDAKEILPINIEEELKNSYLDYAMSVIVGRALPDVRDGLKPVHRRVLFAMNELKNDFNKPYKKSARVVGDVIGKYHPHGDSAVYDTIVRMAQPFSLRYMLVDGQGNFGSVDGDSAAAMRYTEVRMAKIAHELLADLEKETVDFVPNYDGTEHIPDVLPTKVPNLLVNGSSGIAVGMATNIPPHNLTEVVNGCIALIDNPDMTIEEIMEHIPGPDFPTAALISGRKGIDEAYRTGRGKIYMRARAEIETEDNGKETIIVHEIPYQVNKARLIEKIADLVKEKKIEGISALRDESDKDGMRIVIEVRRNESAEVLLNHLYAQTQLQTVFGINMVALDNNQPKIFNLKEALQAFVLHRREVVTRRTVFELKKARDRAHILEGLAIALVNIDEIIELIKASQSPSDAKASLVARGWALGDVAEMLARAGDDAARPDWLEPQFGIHEGEYFLTEQQAQAILDLRLHKLTGLEHDKILAEYKELLDFIAELLHILGSAERLMEVIREELEKIRDEYGDERRTEITAASHDIDMEDLIEREDVVVTLSREGYVKYQKLSDYEAQRRGGKGKSATKMKNEDFIEKLLVANTHDHILCFSTRGRLYWLKVYQLPFASRNARGRPIVNILPLEENERITAILPIQEFEEGKYVLMATANGTVKKTALVQYSRPRSNGIIAVNLNDGDELIGVDITDGESDIMLFSDAGKVVRFNEKQRESETGLVKTDPETGEELLALRPMGRTATGVRGIRLQDGQRVVSLIVPKGDGAILTATENGFGKRTPLADYPAKSRATQGVVSIKVSDRNGLVVGAVQVIEGQEIMLISDQGTLVRTRVDEVSTVGRNTQGVRLIRTAENEKVVGLQRIDEIETEDLELDETVEGEQNQSNTADSSTDSTE